From Terriglobales bacterium:
CCGCTGGTGTTCCTCACTGCCTGGCACATGCTGGTGGGCCTGGCCCGCATCCAGCCCGGAGAGATCGTGCTGGTGCTGGGTGCGAGTTCCGGCATCGGAACGGCCGCCATTCAGATTTGCAAGCTGTTCAGCGCCCGTGTCATCGCCACCGCCGGCTCCGAGGCCAAGCTGGAGCGCGCCCGCGACCTGGGCGCCGACTACACCATTGACCACTACCAGCAGACCATCTCCGAGGAAGTGAAGAAGATCACCGCCAAGGCGGGCGTGGACGTGGTCTTCGAGCACGTGGGCAAGGCCACGTGGCTGGAGAGCATGAAGTCGCTCAAGCCCGCCGGGCGCATCGTTACCTGCGGCGCCACCACCGGCCCCGAAGCCCAATTCGACTTGCGCTTCCTGTATTCGCGCCACTTGCAATTCCTCGGTTCCTACATGGGCACCATGGGCGAGCTGCACGCCGTGCTCGGCCACGTCTTCAAGGGACGCCTGAAGCCGGTAGT
This genomic window contains:
- a CDS encoding zinc-binding dehydrogenase, with translation MKAVRFHQFGGPEVLKYEDAPDPVLRKDQVLVRVKACAMNHLDLWVRKGLPGVNLPHINGSDVSGEIVEVGEYVNSLKAGERVVLAPMVYCGRCAQCVGGRQNLCAQFTVLGNRVDGGNCELMAVDPVNVIPVPSDAVTLTWDELSSLPLVFLTAWHMLVGLARIQPGEIVLVLGASSGIGTAAIQICKLFSARVIATAGSEAKLERARDLGADYTIDHYQQTISEEVKKITAKAGVDVVFEHVGKATWLESMKSLKPAGRIVTCGATTGPEAQFDLRFLYSRHLQFLGSYMGTMGELHAVLGHVFKGRLKPVV